The Halomicronema hongdechloris C2206 genome includes a window with the following:
- a CDS encoding DUF2281 domain-containing protein: MHPILHEIQNLPPQAQQQAIAYLTNLLQQYQHRPQRYLQQDWAGAMSAYREQYTSLSLQQETVDDWSRDVSD, from the coding sequence ATGCATCCCATCTTGCACGAAATTCAAAATCTCCCACCGCAGGCGCAGCAGCAAGCGATCGCCTATCTGACCAACCTGCTCCAGCAGTACCAGCATCGGCCCCAGCGCTATCTCCAGCAAGACTGGGCGGGGGCGATGAGTGCCTACCGGGAGCAATACACCAGCCTGAGCCTACAGCAAGAAACTGTAGATGACTGGAGCCGCGATGTATCTGATTGA
- a CDS encoding sialidase family protein, with protein MDGTWPMATARLGGLVLSALAASCAWSPSVTKTDFQGRQSPADTPDITWQTRREVAQGEAIRGPWQMNASEFRYVDDPTVALTATGTVGVAWANQAEQDIFLQIYEPDGQPRLSAPINVSRSPGIFSWLPKLIIHGEAAQNIYLLWQDIVFSGGSHGGEIFFARSTDGGQTFSQPLNLSNTRAGAGKGRLSAERWSNGSFALARGPQGALYAAWTEYEGNLRLSYSSDGGKRFSPPQTIVTAGEAGAPARGPTLAVAGDGTVFLAWAVGDDDNADIYVTRSNDLRRSFAPPQVVHDSNGHSDAPAIAIDSGGTLHLVYAESPRGRFRRYHIRYAQLPLGNARFSQPQNITGHHDQDFASVSFPEVALDGNDRLYVLWDLFSEGGHRPHGLGLTLSEDNGQTFSAPAIVPGTDDPNLGIHGSLQGLLMQKLAVAPTGIFTIVTSTFRARHSSHIWLLQGQLNATSPAPP; from the coding sequence ATGGATGGGACATGGCCCATGGCCACCGCTAGGTTAGGGGGACTGGTGCTATCCGCACTAGCGGCCAGCTGTGCCTGGTCTCCCTCCGTAACCAAGACTGATTTCCAGGGCAGGCAAAGCCCTGCTGATACACCTGATATTACTTGGCAGACTAGGCGTGAGGTAGCCCAGGGAGAAGCCATTCGCGGCCCCTGGCAGATGAATGCCTCTGAGTTTCGCTATGTTGACGACCCGACAGTTGCCCTCACTGCTACAGGCACCGTTGGGGTGGCCTGGGCAAATCAGGCTGAGCAAGACATCTTCTTACAGATCTATGAACCGGATGGGCAGCCCCGCCTAAGTGCCCCGATCAATGTATCGAGGAGTCCAGGTATTTTTTCCTGGCTGCCTAAACTCATCATCCACGGTGAAGCCGCCCAGAATATCTATCTACTGTGGCAGGATATCGTCTTCTCCGGCGGCTCCCACGGAGGAGAGATTTTCTTTGCCCGCTCAACTGATGGCGGCCAGACCTTCAGCCAGCCCCTCAACCTCTCAAATACCCGAGCCGGGGCAGGGAAGGGTCGCCTTTCCGCTGAACGCTGGAGCAATGGCAGTTTTGCCTTGGCCCGCGGCCCCCAGGGCGCTCTCTATGCCGCCTGGACAGAATACGAAGGCAATCTGCGTCTCAGCTATTCCAGCGATGGCGGCAAGCGGTTTTCCCCACCCCAGACCATCGTCACTGCCGGTGAAGCGGGGGCACCGGCTCGCGGCCCTACCCTGGCGGTAGCCGGAGATGGCACCGTATTTTTAGCCTGGGCCGTAGGCGACGATGACAATGCCGACATCTATGTCACCCGCTCTAACGACCTGAGACGGTCGTTTGCCCCGCCCCAGGTGGTCCACGACAGTAATGGCCATTCAGATGCCCCTGCAATTGCTATTGATTCTGGGGGAACCCTGCATCTGGTCTATGCCGAAAGCCCCAGGGGCCGTTTTCGCCGCTATCACATTCGCTATGCCCAACTACCGTTGGGAAACGCCAGATTCAGCCAGCCCCAAAACATCACTGGCCATCACGACCAAGACTTTGCCAGTGTCAGTTTTCCAGAGGTTGCCCTAGACGGTAATGATCGCCTGTATGTGCTGTGGGATCTGTTTTCAGAAGGGGGACATCGCCCTCACGGACTGGGGCTAACCCTATCTGAGGATAATGGTCAAACCTTCAGTGCCCCCGCCATTGTACCGGGGACCGATGATCCTAACTTGGGCATCCATGGCAGCCTGCAGGGGTTGTTGATGCAAAAGCTGGCTGTCGCTCCAACCGGCATCTTCACGATTGTGACCAGCACCTTCCGGGCCCGTCACTCCAGCCACATTTGGCTGCTCCAAGGACAGCTGAACGCCACTAGCCCCGCACCACCGTAA
- a CDS encoding Fic family protein, producing METVRSLTVKSQRATATELFDTLLLLLKAHPHWRIDALVSQLLVPAMPMDIAAQLAQLDQLKGWLDSFRPLSPAVLAELKQRYDVRFTYNSNAIEGNTLTQNETELVLAKGIAVGGKTLIEHLEVVGHKEAIDYVETLAQAESPIGEWEIRQIHALIMRQIAPTEAGQYRQLDVKAAGTEHVYPPHYLLPELMTEFVQWLITESSRLHPVEAATEAHYRFVSIHPFRDGNGRTGRLLMNLLLMRAGFPIAIIPTQQRQRYLEAIIQGQRSQDDLAPLMAIVMESVRESFVETLALLATATDSRGQGKPFYEEIMEFLKTHGETRKLS from the coding sequence ATGGAAACGGTGCGATCGCTCACAGTAAAGTCTCAAAGGGCTACTGCCACGGAGCTATTTGATACCCTGCTGCTGCTGCTCAAAGCCCATCCGCATTGGCGCATCGATGCCCTGGTGTCTCAACTGCTAGTGCCCGCCATGCCGATGGATATTGCTGCTCAGCTTGCTCAATTAGATCAACTCAAAGGATGGCTCGACAGCTTTCGGCCATTGTCTCCTGCCGTGCTGGCAGAGCTGAAGCAGCGGTATGACGTGCGCTTTACCTATAACTCCAACGCGATCGAGGGCAATACCCTAACGCAAAACGAAACCGAGTTGGTGCTGGCAAAGGGCATTGCGGTTGGGGGCAAAACCCTAATTGAGCATCTAGAAGTGGTCGGGCATAAAGAGGCGATCGATTACGTGGAAACCCTGGCTCAGGCCGAGTCTCCCATTGGCGAATGGGAAATTCGACAGATCCACGCGCTGATTATGCGGCAGATTGCGCCGACTGAAGCCGGGCAGTATCGCCAGCTCGATGTCAAAGCTGCCGGAACAGAGCATGTCTATCCACCGCACTATTTGTTGCCAGAGCTGATGACAGAGTTTGTGCAGTGGTTAATAACCGAATCAAGCCGGTTGCATCCCGTCGAAGCGGCAACAGAGGCTCACTACCGATTTGTCTCTATCCATCCCTTTCGCGATGGGAATGGGCGCACCGGACGACTGCTGATGAATTTACTCCTGATGCGGGCCGGATTTCCGATTGCGATTATTCCTACCCAGCAACGCCAGCGATACCTAGAGGCGATTATTCAGGGGCAGCGATCGCAAGACGACCTTGCTCCCCTGATGGCGATCGTGATGGAATCGGTGCGCGAATCGTTTGTCGAAACGTTGGCCCTGCTAGCAACCGCTACCGACAGCCGCGGCCAGGGTAAACCTTTCTACGAAGAAATCATGGAATTTTTGAAAACGCATGGGGAGACTCGCAAATTATCCTGA
- a CDS encoding DUF4926 domain-containing protein — protein sequence MTANQINLLDVVALTLDLPEYGLLRGQVGTVVELLADGQAFEVEFSDRDGRTYESVGLPPEQIMVLHFEPASPNHQRTMATV from the coding sequence GATGTTGTCGCCTTAACCCTCGATTTGCCGGAGTATGGCTTATTACGTGGGCAGGTCGGAACCGTTGTCGAGTTGCTCGCTGACGGTCAGGCCTTTGAGGTTGAGTTCAGCGATCGCGACGGTCGCACCTACGAGTCAGTTGGGTTACCGCCGGAGCAGATCATGGTGCTCCATTTTGAGCCTGCATCACCGAATCATCAGCGCACGATGGCCACAGTTTAA
- a CDS encoding CHAT domain-containing protein, producing the protein MRPAAHLLSLATLTALFIPVIQVAATQIPETFQKPQDPEQPQGNPLLLDQQPLSERQAEANRLRQQGFEQYKARQFQAARESLEQALVIYRDLEDRKREGQMLGSLGIIHSNLGQYRQAISYYEQQLLVTREIGDRVGESDALGTLSNVYQTLGDDQQAINLLEQALSVAREIGDRLREGSSLNGLGVAYKDLGNYWQAIAFYEQALAIYREIDELFGEAEVLGNLGVAYGLLGDHRQAINLHEQQLALHEQQLAITGDIYHHRGLGRALSSLGNAYYSLGNYQQAIGFYEQGLAVKRQTGDRHGEGNTLANLGRLFDAQEQPELAIVFLKASVEVRESIRSGMRDLDPDLQKSYLDTVASTYRLLADLLLQQDRIMEAQRVLDLLKVQELDDYIRGVERTSETEAGVDFLRPEETILARYDALQESAIAAGQELEDLKAIPREQRSEEQVQRIAQLTDLLDDINGDFRDFARSPEILKLIDELNFEAREASLSLNQLDRLRDELQQLNAAIFYPLILDDRLELVITVPDSPPLRRTVQVSREELNAAILEFRTALTHPGSDAETPAQQLYDWLIRPLEADLGAAGVETLIYSPDGQLRYIPLAALHDGEQWLIQQYRINNITAESLTDLTESDTPQPSILAAAYADPSLIHEPEVNGTSYTFQGLPGAGAEVATLPTETKFLDEAFSLDSVRPLMDEYSILHFATHAAFVPGVPEDSFILFGNGDTPTLRDVEDWSLNGVELVVLSACETGVGGLGNGEEILGLGYQFQVSGARAVMSSLWKVSDQGTQVLMTEFYAALGQGMTKAEALQRAQQALIANDLSLVGGGRGTIDVISTETGQPLTGNNLSHPYYWASFILIGNGL; encoded by the coding sequence ATGCGCCCCGCCGCTCATCTCCTCAGCCTCGCCACCCTCACCGCCCTGTTTATTCCTGTTATCCAGGTCGCTGCCACCCAGATTCCGGAGACATTTCAAAAGCCTCAAGATCCAGAGCAACCACAAGGCAATCCATTACTCCTAGATCAACAGCCCCTCTCAGAACGTCAGGCAGAGGCGAACAGATTACGTCAGCAAGGTTTTGAACAGTACAAAGCCAGACAGTTTCAGGCAGCACGTGAGTCCCTAGAGCAAGCGCTGGTCATTTATCGAGATTTGGAAGACCGGAAACGAGAAGGACAAATGCTGGGCAGTTTAGGGATTATCCACAGCAATCTAGGGCAATATCGACAGGCCATTAGCTATTACGAGCAGCAACTGTTGGTTACCCGCGAAATTGGCGATCGCGTAGGAGAGAGTGATGCTCTCGGCACCTTGAGCAATGTGTACCAAACTTTGGGAGACGATCAACAGGCGATTAACTTGCTGGAACAAGCGTTATCTGTTGCTCGGGAAATTGGCGATCGTCTGAGAGAAGGAAGTTCTCTTAATGGGCTAGGGGTTGCCTACAAAGATCTTGGTAATTATTGGCAGGCCATCGCCTTCTATGAGCAAGCTTTGGCAATTTATCGCGAAATTGATGAACTTTTCGGTGAAGCAGAAGTTCTAGGAAATCTGGGTGTAGCTTACGGACTGCTGGGCGATCATCGACAAGCAATTAACCTCCACGAGCAGCAGCTAGCCCTTCACGAGCAGCAGCTAGCAATCACTGGCGACATCTATCATCACCGTGGATTAGGACGTGCTCTTAGCAGTTTAGGCAATGCTTACTACAGTCTTGGCAACTATCAACAAGCTATTGGTTTTTATGAGCAAGGATTAGCTGTTAAACGTCAAACTGGCGATCGCCACGGCGAAGGAAACACCCTGGCAAATTTAGGTAGACTATTTGACGCCCAAGAACAGCCTGAATTGGCCATTGTTTTTCTTAAGGCTTCGGTCGAAGTACGCGAGTCCATTCGCAGTGGTATGCGAGACCTCGATCCAGACCTACAAAAATCTTATTTAGATACTGTAGCGAGCACATATCGCCTGCTAGCTGACCTCCTTCTCCAACAAGACCGCATTATGGAAGCCCAGCGGGTACTGGACTTGCTGAAGGTGCAGGAACTCGACGACTACATTCGCGGCGTTGAGCGTACCAGCGAAACCGAAGCAGGGGTTGACTTTCTGCGGCCTGAGGAGACGATTTTGGCCCGGTACGATGCTTTGCAAGAATCCGCCATTGCTGCTGGCCAAGAACTCGAAGACCTCAAGGCTATTCCCCGAGAACAACGTAGTGAAGAGCAGGTACAGCGCATTGCCCAACTCACGGACTTACTGGACGACATCAACGGCGACTTCCGCGACTTTGCCCGCAGTCCCGAAATTCTCAAGCTGATTGATGAATTGAACTTCGAAGCTCGGGAAGCCAGCCTCAGTCTCAATCAACTCGATCGCCTTCGCGACGAACTCCAGCAGCTCAACGCCGCCATCTTCTATCCCCTCATCCTGGACGATCGCCTGGAGTTGGTGATTACCGTGCCCGACTCGCCCCCGCTGCGACGAACTGTTCAGGTGTCTCGCGAGGAGCTAAACGCGGCAATTCTAGAATTCCGCACCGCACTCACCCACCCAGGTTCTGACGCGGAAACGCCTGCCCAACAGCTTTACGACTGGCTGATCCGTCCTCTGGAAGCTGACTTAGGGGCAGCCGGAGTCGAAACCCTCATCTACTCCCCCGATGGGCAACTGCGCTACATTCCCCTCGCTGCCCTGCATGACGGTGAGCAATGGCTGATCCAGCAGTACCGCATCAACAACATCACCGCCGAATCTCTCACCGACCTGACCGAGAGCGATACCCCTCAGCCCAGCATTCTGGCTGCTGCCTATGCGGACCCCTCCCTGATCCATGAGCCGGAGGTGAACGGCACCTCTTATACATTTCAGGGCTTACCCGGTGCCGGGGCCGAAGTCGCCACCCTCCCCACCGAGACCAAATTCCTCGACGAAGCCTTTAGCCTGGATTCGGTGCGGCCATTGATGGACGAGTACAGCATTCTGCACTTTGCCACCCATGCCGCCTTCGTTCCCGGCGTACCCGAAGATTCCTTCATTCTGTTTGGCAATGGCGACACGCCCACCCTGCGAGATGTGGAAGACTGGTCGTTGAACGGCGTTGAGCTGGTGGTGCTGAGCGCTTGCGAAACCGGGGTGGGCGGCCTGGGCAACGGCGAAGAAATTTTGGGACTGGGCTATCAGTTTCAGGTGAGTGGGGCTAGGGCGGTGATGTCGTCCCTGTGGAAAGTCAGTGACCAGGGCACCCAGGTCTTGATGACGGAGTTTTACGCTGCCCTCGGTCAGGGCATGACCAAGGCGGAGGCCCTGCAGCGAGCCCAGCAGGCGTTGATCGCCAATGACCTCAGTCTGGTCGGCGGTGGGCGCGGCACCATTGATGTCATTAGCACCGAAACCGGACAACCCCTCACCGGCAACAATCTCAGCCATCCCTACTACTGGGCATCGTTTATCCTCATTGGCAACGGGTTGTGA